Proteins from one Podospora pseudoanserina strain CBS 124.78 chromosome 1, whole genome shotgun sequence genomic window:
- the MST1 gene encoding threonyl-tRNA synthetase (COG:J; EggNog:ENOG503NWTH): MLPQRVARWPTHSLTRNLRPSQKAPLPTRQLQLQLQLRSCSTCEATTPAASQTTTPPSNKPFKKTPPPPPPAPEKTPPDHRTLGLHQKLFTTSIYSPGSAFFLPSGTRIFNRLVSFLRNQYVRYGFEEVITPLIYKKDLWAKSGHLENYAQDMYTVTGARHASPEETEETDREYGLKPMNCPGHCLIFSSQKRSFRDLPIRYADFSPLHRNENTGSLTGLTRVRRFHQDDGHIFCRPVQIEEEIKKSLEFVKHTYATLGLGPYRLALSTRPEQYIGSLEDWENAENALKRALDKSGTDWTVNEGDGAFYGPKIDIVLRDSHGKEHQTATIQLDFQLPKRFELEYIAPAPELEQKGETTTDPELLASFGPVRPVMIHRAVLGSVERLMALLIEHYDGKYPLWLNPNQIKIITLNDTEPVVEWATRVRERLLGIADGDVTPTHFAVDLDTSARPIAVKKAEAVGAGVSVVVTIGASEVEGKSLSVDMSAVTGSRKRVTMGPEELRAWVGERVAAHE, translated from the coding sequence ATGCTTCCACAGAGGGTAGCCAGATGGCCAACTCATTCCCTAACGAGGAACCTCAGACCATCACAAAAAGCACCACTACCCACCCGAcaactccagctccagcttcagctccGAAGCTGCTCGACATGTGAAGCtaccacccccgccgccagccaaaccaccaccccaccatccaacAAACCATTcaagaaaacaccaccaccaccaccaccagcaccagaaaAAACACCCCCAGACCACCGAaccctcggcctccaccaaaaactcttcaccacctccatctaCTCCCCCGGctccgccttcttcctcccctcggGCACCCGCATCTTCAACCGCctcgtctccttcctccgcAACCAATACGTCCGCTACGGCTTCGAAGAAGtaatcacccccctcatctACAAAAAAGACCTCTGGGCCAAGTCGGGCCACCTCGAAAACTATGCCCAGGACATGTACACCGTCACCGGCGCCCGCCACGCATCCCCGGAAGAAACCGAAGAAACCGACCGCGAATACGGCCTCAAACCCATGAACTGCCCCGGCCACTGCCTCATCTTTTCCAGTCAGAAACGCTCCTTTCgcgacctccccatccgctACGCCGACttctcccctctccaccgaAACGAAAACACGGGCTCCCTCACCGGCCTCACTCGTGTGAGGAGGTTCCACCAGGATGATGGGCATATTTTCTGTCGTCCCGTTCAAATAGAGGAGGAGATTAAAAAGTCGCTGGAGTTTGTCAAGCATACTTATGCCACCCTTGGATTGGGGCCGTATCGGTTGGCGTTGTCTACCCGACCAGAACAATACATTGGTTCACTGGAAGATTGGGAAAATGCAGAGAATGCCTTGAAAAGGGCGTTGGACAAGAGCGGGACGGACTGGACGGTTaatgagggagatggggcgTTTTATGGACCAAAGATTGATATTGTCTTGAGGGATAGTCATGGAAAGGAGCACCAGACTGCGACGATACAACTTGATTTCCAGCTGCCTAAGAGGTTTGAGTTGGAGTATATCGCTCCCGCGCCGGAGCTGGAACAAAAGGGGGAGACGACTACTGACCCGGAGTTGCTGGCGAGCTTTGGGCCGGTGAGACCGGTGATGATACACCGGGCGGTGCTGGGGTctgtggagaggttgatggcgttgTTGATTGAGCACTATGATGGGAAGTACCCGTTGTGGTTGAACCCAAATCAGATCAAGATTATTACTTTGAATGATACCgagccggtggtggagtgggCTACtcgggtgagggagaggttgttggggatcGCGGATGGGGATGTTACTCCGACGCATTTTGCGGTTGATCTTGATACCAGCGCGAGACCGATTGCTGTCAAGAAGGCAGAGGCTGTTGGTGCGGGAGTGAGTGTGGTGGTTACTATTGGGGCTTCAGAGGTGGAGGGTAAATCTCTCAGTGTTGACATGTCTGCTGTTACTgggtcgaggaagagggtgacgATGGGACCCGAGGAGCTTAGGGcttgggtgggggagagggttgctGCTCATGAGTAG
- a CDS encoding hypothetical protein (EggNog:ENOG503NWG5), which yields MAITRKQEREGSYRPESSWRMVEGSETGSFAYDEEIVPSNSDPSTSFDSQPVSIGASQPWSIGGSQDESIETYLSKAENDEQFILKSPFRPSVPQSVRHSSKEQHREPGPEFVMPKVEVESPTEEGGSAWSSTTIKSPKRPTPPPGLRKRLGMVKESPRVRGRRQSMRQSGELERPVPSDGILGSVFSWMLDVIGLAFWAIKYPIGFLLAVYVLSGTTIIAKNMVTKSLAVSLSPLCRLPGVSYLNVPFCGPTKSEDDKPANVDFDSLVDAQSLLEQVLERTVEGVTLPLDIKRSEATIRDLRTIVRHSNLKGKQELVLEFDGYIDTVRSVVHELSSFNVHVGSTVDSVISMNRWTARQLDTLEGDNVLKPRIENNDPWLSQMVEWVLSPFQPVVFTEDHLKVTYLRHASHVQDRIASLILEAQTVLSSLTKAEDHLEIIHEVAHRSTEEVKTSRQDILYTLWTLVGVNNQKLRDFKSQLSVLGQIETQRLKAVKQITGLVSDLIKIQAEIQGLRDDVSAAELVPSVPLSVHIATINSGVERLDSARARLKAIEAERVREVVGRGREWGEKLIDSKRW from the coding sequence ATGGCCATCACTCGAAAGCAGGAGCGCGAGGGTTCGTACCGACCTGAAAGTTCATGGCGTATGGTGGAGGGCAGCGAGACGGGCAGCTTTGCCTACGACGAAGAGATTGTTCCCTCCAACAGCGACCCGTCCACCTCGTTTGATTCACAGCCTGTCAGCATTGGAGCCTCACAGCCATGGAGCATTGGTGGCTCGCAGGACGAGAGCATCGAGACATATCTCAGCAAAGCCGAGAACGATGAGCAATTTATCCTCAAGTCGCCCTTTCGCCCGTCGGTGCCACAATCTGTGAGGCATTCTTCGAAGGAACAACACCGTGAACCAGGGCCCGAGTTTGTCATGCCCAAGGTTGAGGTCGAGAGTCCAACTGAAGAGGGGGGCAGCGCCTGGTCCTCGACAACTATTAAATCTCCAAAgagaccaacaccaccacccgggCTACGGAAGCGTCTTGGCATGGTCAAGGAAAGTCCTAGAGTTCGAGGCCGACGACAAAGTATGAGACAGTCAGGGGAACTGGAACGCCCCGTCCCGAGTGATGGCATTCTCGGTTCAGTATTCTCCTGGATGCTCGACGTGATTGGGCTTGCGTTTTGGGCCATCAAGTATCCGATCGGTTTCCTGCTGGCCGTCTATGTTTTATCTGGCACCACAATCATCGCCAAGAACATGGTCACCAAGTCGCTCGCAGTGTCTCTTTCACCGCTGTGCCGACTCCCTGGTGTCTCTTACCTGAACGTACCTTTTTGCGGACCCACCAAGTCTGAAGACGACAAACCCGCAAACGTCGACTTTGACAGCTTGGTCGACGCCCAAAGCCTTCTGGAGCAGGTACTGGAAAGGACCGTGGAAGGCGTCACGCTCCCACTCGACATCAAGCGTTCCGAAGCCACCATTCGCGATTTGCGCACCATCGTCCGGCACAGCAACCTCAAGGGGAAGCAAGAGCTCGTTCTTGAATTTGACGGCTACATTGACACTGTTCGTTCGGTTGTCCACGAGCTCAGCAGCTTCAACGTCCACGTTGGGTCTACCGTTGACTCGGTCATCAGCATGAACCGCTGGACAGCCCGCCAGCTCGACACCTTGGAGGGAGACAATGTCCTCAAACCTAGGATTGAGAACAACGACCCCTGGCTCAGCCAAATGGTTGAGTGGGTTTTGTCTCCTTTCCAACCTGTGGTCTTTACGGAAGACCACCTGAAGGTTACCTACCTCCGCCACGCCTCCCACGTCCAAGACAGAATTGCCAGCCTCATTCTCGAAGCTCAGACCGTCTTGTCGTCTCTTACCAAGGCGGAGGACCACCTTGAAATCATCCATGAGGTCGCCCACCGCAGCACAGAGGAGGTCAAGACCTCGCGTCAGGATATCTTGTACACGCTCTGGACTCTGGTCGGGGTGAATAATCAGAAACTAAGGGACTTCAAGTCGCAGTTGAGTGTTCTTGGTCAAATTGAGACGCAGCGGTTAAAGGCGGTGAAGCAGATTACGGGGCTGGTGTCGGATCTGATCAAGATTCAGGCTGAGAttcaggggttgagggatgaTGTTTCGGCGGCGGAGCTGGTGCCGAGCGTGCCGTTGAGTGTGCACATTGCGACGATTAACAGTGGGGTTGAGAGGTTGGATAGTGCGcgggcgaggttgaaggcTATtgaggcggagagggttagggaggtggtggggcgggggagagAGTGGGGGGAGAAGTTGATTGATAGTAAGAGGTGgtaa
- a CDS encoding hypothetical protein (EggNog:ENOG503P0X9; COG:S): MSAPPPQGPGGFSLFPNTTARPPSRSQNQQRPPTRSGTPQEGPSNSTEASPPRGPRIRRDSSVREGKQRVASTNPWQHALDARESQRRQYPQESEAGPSNAVPVPDPVVETACAQPVSDPPQRCETAFSEAQTLVRSNSARSRSSIAKPPLIYAPAGQSSSSGGPSSSSHHNPPQLRSIFPTYNPELPLDRQEYYPKEASPTRIPQAAISRPLYSPRRERAPTVTSNHNPQSPPQGPIQSPAPTTTSSRWPRHHEPAVIPPVSSTEELRSLWKVTNGWKASSLEGRPFCLKLTTTPDAPVYTLSSSTSQPFYCLRIDPTSASALVSLSRYDPNKPFKQSPPSPNSGSPSQSPTPGGVSQSANIINSSPSTPPSSTSLRTSMSLRTSKSTRSLQHNAKNWLEVLTTSLTPPGLRNENDGLVAQLWPSAAARLVADRSNDATTVALAQQESARLVFDPDSGNHFLVHPALAMPFCVTIERNPVYSRTEYTLEHLESPVHLAKLTRDGTGQGWLEVDTSIAAKIEAVYLVDVVVAALVLVAHGDDQYTAGVEVFEPPPVVFGGGNGSVISGDRRSSRSSRRAGGDSRASMRREEKQRKKEAKKAEKRSKSRSSKKRMEQFEIDLESQDSEYGKRSVKEKEEKLPAVLRALVWLIKIFFKCLIGSLALVFKCLGGIINGLARCCGLGKL; encoded by the coding sequence ATgtcggcaccaccacctcaggGGCCGGGAggcttctccctcttcccaaatACTACTGCCAGACCACCGTCGAGGAGTCAGAACCAGCAGAGACCACCGACTAGGTCAGGGACACCTCAGGAGGGGCCGTCCAATTCGACAGAAGCATCGCCTCCTCGTGGTCCGAGGATACGGAGGGACTCTTCAGTCAGGGAAGGAAAGCAGAGGGTTGCATCAACCAATCCATGGCAACATGCTCTTGACGCTCGAGAATCTCAACGACGGCAATATCCTCAGGAGAGCGAGGCCGGGCCGTCCAATGCTGTACCTGTCCCGGACCCCGTGGTTGAGACGGCATGTGCTCAGCCGGTGAGCGATCCACCGCAGCGATGCGAGACAGCCTTCTCCGAAGCGCAGACTCTTGTCAGGAGTAACAGCGCTCGATCTCGAAGTTCAATTGCCAAACCACCACTCATATACGCCCCGGCTggtcaatcttcttcttcaggaggaccatcttcctcgtcccaTCACAACCCACCACAACTTCGCTCCATCTTTCCCACCTACAACCCCGAGCTTCCTCTGGACAGACAGGAGTACTACCCAAAAGAagcctccccaacccgcaTTCCCCAAGCAGCCATCTCCCGTCCTCTCTACTCCCCACGACGAGAGCGCGCCCCAACTGtcaccagcaaccacaaccctcAGTCACCCCCCCAAGGACCAATCCAGTCCCCAGcgcccaccacaacctcctcccgctgGCCCCGCCACCACGAACCGGCCGTGATCCCGCCCGTCTCCTCAACAGAAGAACTGCGCTCCCTCTGGAAAGTAACCAACGGCTGGAAAGCCTCCTCCCTTGAAGGCCGCCCCTTCTGCCTCAAActcaccacaaccccggACGCCCCAGTCtacaccctctcctcctccacctcgcaACCCTTCTACTGCCTCCGAATCGACccaacctccgcctccgccctcgtctccctctcccgctaCGACCCAAACAAACCCTTCAAAcaatcccccccctccccaaacagcggctccccctcccaatccccaaccccaggtGGCGTCTCCCAATCGGCAAACAtaatcaactcctccccctccacgcccccctcctccacctccctccgaACAAGCATGTCCCTCCGCACAAGCAAATCCACCCGCTCCCTCCAACACAACGCCAAAAACTGGCTAGAAGTCCTgacaacctccctcaccccccccgGCCTGAGGAACGAAAACGACGGTTTGGTCGCCCAGTTATGGCCCTCCGCCGCAGCACGCCTGGTAGCCGACCGCTCCAACGACGCAACAACCGTCGCGCTCGCGCAGCAAGAATCCGCGCGGTTAGTCTTCGATCCCGATTCGGGCAACCACTTCCTCGTCCACCCCGCCTTAGCCATGCCCTTTTGCGTGACGATAGAGAGAAACCCGGTTTATTCAAGAACAGAATACACCCTCGAGCACCTCGAATCGCCCGTCCACCTCGCCAAACTCACCCGCGACGGGACAGGGCAGGGTTGGCTGGAAGTCGACACCTCCATCGCGGCCAAGATCGAGGCGGTGTAcctggttgatgttgttgttgctgcgtTGGTGCTGGTCGCGCACGGGGACGACCAATATACCGCCGGTGTCGAGGTCTTCGAGCCGCCTCCggttgtttttggtggggggaaTGGTTCTGTCATCTCCGGCGACCGTCGCTCTTCACGGTCGTCCAGACGGGCAGGGGGCGATTCCCGTGCGAGCatgagaagagaagagaaacaACGGAAGAaagaggccaagaaggcggagaagaggtCTAAAAGCCGAtccagcaagaagaggatggagcAGTTCGAGATTGACCTCGAGAGCCAGGATAGTGAATACGGCAAACGATCGgtgaaagaaaaggaggagaagctaCCTGCTGTGCTGAGGGCGTTGGTGTGGCTGATCAAGATTTTCTTTAAATGCTTGATTGGGAGTCTAGCGCTGGTGTTTAAATGTCTCGGGGGAATCATCAACGGGTTGGCGAGATGTTGTGGGTTAGGGAAGCTATAG
- the UTP11 gene encoding Small subunit (SSU) processome component (BUSCO:EOG09264CA0; EggNog:ENOG503Q39Y; COG:S) produces the protein MSSLRNSVQRRSHRERAQPLERAKLGLLEKKKDYQKRAKDYKKKQTVLKSLREKAAEKNEDEFYFGMMSRKSAGSSSLTAGKGFDGKVAGDRGNKAMGVDLVRLLKTQDLGYVRTVRNIVAKEVRGLEERWVLAGGGEEEEDSEDEFDIGGQQPKKAKKIVFCEGVEERKEVVEGRKRQEREQESDDEDDEERVRKERNLEKLAKKLKEARKKLKALTDAELELEVTQAKMAKTATSGGVTKAGRRIKVRERKR, from the exons atgtcttCCCTACGGAACAG CGTCCAACGCCGCTCCCACCGTGAACGCGCCCAGCCCCTCGAGCGCGCCAAACTCGGCCTCctagaaaagaaaaaagattATCAAAAACGCGCAAAGGACtacaaaaaaaagcaaacagtCCTCAAATCCCTCCGGGAGAAAGCCGCCGAGAAGAACGAAGATGAGTTTTATTTCGGCATGATGTCCCGCAAGTCGGCCGGGTCATCTTCTCTCACTGCGGGAAAAGGGTTTGATGGAAAGGTAGCGGGGGATAGGGGAAACAAGGCTATGGGTGTGGATTTAGTCAGGCTGCTCAAGACGCAGGATTTGGGGTATGTGAGGACTGTGAGGAATATTGTTGCcaaggaggtgagggggttggaggagaggtgggtgctTGCGGgcgggggggaagaggaggaggatagtgAGGATGAGTTTGATATAGGAGGGCAACAACCGAAGAAAGCGAAGAAGATTGTTTtttgtgagggggttgaggagcggaaggaggtggtggagggaaggaaaaggcaggagagggaacaggagagtgatgatgaggatgatgaggagagggtgaggaaggagcggaATTTGGAGAAATTGGCTaagaagttgaaggaggcgaggaaaaAGCTCAAGGCGTTGACGGATGCCGAGTTGGAACTGGAGGTTACACAGGCGAAGATGGCGAAAACGGCGACGAGCGGGGGGGTTAcgaaggcggggaggaggattaaggtcagggagaggaagaggtga
- a CDS encoding hypothetical protein (EggNog:ENOG503P57R): protein MIPNHAPKPSVTRQDSQSSQGSQGGSVWLADCQQYRNVIESLASSEPRLRRRDPRLELKNIPWPFKNTRIAVLESPSAGSPFTRKPWQCSDPAKFRLSLTDESPASGPDGRRIIIMEGQAPAHIGTLGTHFNIHPAFFVDHERDNAPEAFKSNDAYYNISLPCVQKEHVTMRYYQLISLPNDLQSNFRVFCAETGRTVTTTRILGKFADTVCLHRKCSIWRRPRENGTGWDCIVITDPPLRYVGTSYEAYNPIPVSPITRFHQGGYPDFIPHQRQMKNLHRGGPPRTTLLDDLCFYLDHHWDLFDSHGTDLVLTLAQKIVASHYRQHVGFLQTYISHVQHSMSRQENLEYFNTTAVEKQWSDVQSYERRLSYYCIDLESIMIQCRIPFQAPNVLSGSGSSSEADFQFLYMALKDVRRRVELLSSSITGLAGMAGNRQAVEEQVLSRQEATSVKALTVVGLVFIPLGFVASLFGMEDWFAPGGERFWMYWAVAVPVSVVAFGLYFFAKVVRGGGMGKRRVEGKGMC from the coding sequence ATGATCCCAAACCATGCCCCCAAGCCTTCCGTTACAAGGCAAGACAGTCAGTCTAGCCAAGGAAGCCAAGGGGGCAGCGTCTGGCTTGCCGATTGCCAGCAGTACCGAAACGTCATCGAGAGTCTCGCCTCGTCCGAGCCTAGGTTGAGACGTAGAGACCCCAGACTCGAACTCAAGAACATACCCTGGCCCTTCAAAAACACCAGAATCGCCGTGCTAGAGTCCCCATCCGCGGGCTCTCCCTTCACCAGAAAGCCGTGGCAGTGCAGCGACCCAGCAAAGTTCAGACTCTCCTTGACCGACGAATCACCCGCCTCAGGCCCAGATGGACGCcgaatcatcatcatggagGGCCAAGCCCCAGCCCACATCGGCACCCTGGGCACACACTTCAACATCCACCCCGCCTTCTTCGTCGACCACGAACGAGACAACGCCCCCGAAGCCTTCAAGTCCAACGACGCCTACTACAACATCTCGCTCCCATGCGTCCAAAAAGAGCATGTCACCATGAGATACTACCagctcatctccctccccaacgacCTCCAAAGCAACTTTCGCGTCTTTTGCGCAGAAACCGGGCGCACCGTCACAACTACTCGAATCCTCGGTAAATTCGCCGACACAGTCTGCCTCCACAGGAAGTGCTCCATCTGGCGGCGCCCACGAGAAAATGGCACAGGCTGGGATTGCATCGTCATCACCGACCCCCCCCTCCGATACGTAGGGACCTCTTACGAAGCCTACAACCCGATCCCCGTCTCCCCCATCACGCGCTTCCACCAGGGGGGGTACCCCGACTtcatccctcaccaacgACAGATGAAGAACCTCCACCGCGGCGGCCCGCCCAGAACGACACTCCTCGACGACTTGTGCTTCTACCTCGATCACCACTGGGATTTATTCGACAGCCACGGCACCGACCTGGTCTTGACCCTTGCGCAAAAGATCGTCGCAAGCCATTACCGCCAACACGTCGGTTTTTTGCAGACGTACATCTCTCACGTGCAGCATAGCATGTCGAGGCAGGAGAATCTCGAGTatttcaacaccaccgcggTAGAGAAACAGTGGTCAGATGTGCAGTCGTATGAGCGGAGGTTGTCGTACTATTGTATTGATCTCGAGTCGATCATGATACAGTGTCGGATTCCGTTTCAGGCACCGAACGTTTTGTCTGGCAGTGGTTCGTCTTCCGAGGCAGATTTTCAGTTTTTGTACATGGCGTTGAAGGatgtgaggaggagggtcgaGCTTTTGAGCAGTAGTATCACTGGGCTGGCGGGGATGGCGGGGAATAggcaggcggtggaggagcaggtgtTGAGCAGGCAGGAGGCGACGAGCGTCAAGGCgttgacggtggtggggttggtgtttaTACCGCTTGGGTTTGTGGCGAGCTtgtttgggatggaggatTGGTTTGCGCCcgggggggagaggttttGGATGTATTGGGCGGTTGCCGTGCCGGTTAGTGTGGTGGCTTTTGGGCTGTATTTTTTTGcaaaggtggtgaggggtggggggatggggaagcGTAGGGtagaggggaaggggatgtgTTGA
- a CDS encoding hypothetical protein (CAZy:GH47; COG:G; EggNog:ENOG503NXK1): protein MPGISDSFTTAAAFHSAMAILTARRFQRLALLTVVALVFYILLDQADYVAIPMVPKTGQYVQSTYDWARRRMKYPFDESKLIKLPEGIPRELPRIQYDFSQDEASESHIKTQKERQEAVKQAAKKSWNAYRKYAWGRDELLPEKLTGKDTFAGWGATLVDSLDTLWIMGLNDEYKEAVQKTATINWDKTTSSHCSLFETTIRYLGGLLSAYDLNGDQVLLDKAVELGDMLYAGFDTPNHMPANSFNFREAKAGSLRPSMGESSAAAGTLSLEFTRLAQLTGDPKYFNAISGVTRALEKTQDDTNLPGMWPVFIDVSRNEPENPISAKGSSFSLGASADSAYEYFSKMYVLLGGLDPTYKKLHMKSMATARNHLLFRPMLPDLYPATPPDVLLSGNVYANGQDIIDLQPQVQHLGCFAGGMFALGGKLFHEPAHVKIGEQLARGCAWAYEAFPSGIMPEVSEIIPCPAPSSAPSSKDEEEEEFPRCKWDDATYKEANTAPGRYPKPFRAVQDPSYLLRPEAIESIFIAYRITGKKDLLDIAWRMFTAVQKATETNEAYTAISDVNVAPGEEQADAHGRGGTRSRTKNSMESFWIAETLKYYYLIFSEPDLISLDDYVFNTEAHPLKIPKPGKGAEGKEGLDTEKEA, encoded by the exons ATGCCGGGCATTTCGGACAGTTTCACGACTGCCGCTGCATTTCATAGCG CAATGGCCATCCTAACCGCCCGCAGGTTTCAACGCCTAGCTCTATTGACGGTGGTCGCTCTTGTTTTCTATATACTCCTCGACCAAGCAGACTATGTTGCCATTCCCATGGTGCCAAAAACGGGGCAATATGTCCAGAGCACTTACGACTGGGCAAGACGCCGGATGAAATACCCGTTTGATGAGTCCAAACTCATCAAGCTGCCAGAGGGGATCCCACGAGAGCTTCCCCGCATCCAGTATGACTTCTCCCAGGATGAAGCCAGCGAGTCTCACATCAAGACTCAAAAGGAACGACAGGAGGCTGTGAAGCAGGCCGCAAAGAAGTCATGGAACGCCTATCGAAAATACGCCTGGGGCCGGGATGAGCTCCTCCCTGAGAAGCTCACTGGAAAAGACACCTTTGCTGGATGGGGTGCTACGCTGGTGGACTCGTTGGACACGCTGTGGATCATGGGATTGAATGACGAATACAAGGAGGCGGTCCAAAAGACCGCTACCATCAACTGGGACAAGACGACCTCTTCTCATTGCTCGCTTTTCGAAACGACGATCCGGTATCTGGGTGGTCTCCTCTCAGCATACGATCTCAATGGCGACCAGGTCCTCCTTGACAAGGCCGTTGAGCTGGGCGATATGCTCTACGCCGGCTTCgacacccccaaccacatGCCAGCAAACAGCTTCAACTTTCGTGAGGCGAAGGCGGGAAGTCTCAGGCCCAGCATGGGCGAGTCTTCTGCTGCAGCCGGAACCCTGTCTCTCGAATTTACTCGGCTTGCCCAGCTGACCGGGGATCCCAAGTATTTCAACGCCATTTCTGGGGTGACGCGCGCCCTTGAGAAGACGCAGGACGACACAAATCTCCCGGGAATGTGGCCAGTGTTTATTGACGTCTCTCGCAACGAGCCCGAGAACCCCATCAGTGCGAAGGGTAGCTCTTTTAGCCTTGGCGCCTCTGCCGACTCGGCCTACGAGTACTTTTCCAAGATGTACGTCCTTCTCGGTGGCCTCGATCCAACGTATAAGAAACTTCACATGAAGTCCATGGCCACCGCTCGCAACCACCTCCTTTTCCGGCCCATGCTCCCGGATTTGTACCCTGCCACACCGCCTGATGTGCTGTTGTCGGGTAATGTCTATGCTAATGGTCAAGACATTATCGACCTCCAGCCTCAGGTGCAGCACTTGGGGTGCTTTGCGGGTGGAATGTTTGCCTTGGGTGGGAAGCTCTTCCATGAACCCGCCCACGTCAAGATTGGCGAGCAGCTCGCACGTGGGTGTGCCTGGGCGTATGAAGCGTTTCCTTCTGGGATCATGCCTGAGGTTTCGGAGATCATTCCCTGCCCTGCTCCCTCTTCTGCGCCTTCATCaaaggacgaagaagaggaggagtttcCCCGGTGCAAGTGGGATGATGCAACCTATAAAGAAGCCAACACCGCCCCTGGCCGGTATCCCAAGCCTTTCAGGGCTGTCCAGGACCCTTCGTATCTCCTCCGGCCTGAAGCGATCGAGTCTATCTTTATTGCTTACCGCATCACTGGCAAGAAGGACTTGCTCGATATCGCCTGGCGCATGTTCACGGCTGTTCAAAAAGCGACCGAAACAAACGAGGCGTACACGGCTATTTCAGACGTCAATGTTGCCCCGGGTGAAGAGCAGGCAGATGCTCATGGCCGGGGTGGGACGAGGTCAAGAACCAAGAACTCGATGGAGAGCTTTTGGATTGCCGAGACGCTGAAGTACTATTATCTTATCTTCTCTGAGCCGGACCTGATCAGTTTGGATGACTATGTTTTTAATACCGAGGCGCACCCGTTGAAGATTCCCAAGCCGGGtaagggggcggaggggaaggaggggttggatacGGAAAAGGAGGCATGA
- a CDS encoding hypothetical protein (COG:D; EggNog:ENOG503NUSB): MNLTPFRRPATLLLYLSRHFTTTTTTCSLKHPPPPPPPPPFPTTINAMDLTSPPPEEPPPTSLPPAATASPPSISPHQTRPLAASTPHPQPPPHQARDFSLCLPSSKSNAQPNRPHKPRSLAFKHPRGPRQENTFTRGVRLSHRPSKMPRRLRSRPRRPGQTRRHQGTFGRSSCCHCSGYNHRHPRRADIGKAKKRTRSCPDADASEGWEVSPGFDGGLRHGAKGGCESSGV; the protein is encoded by the coding sequence ATGAACTTGACCCCTTTCCGACGACCTGCCACACTTCTCCTCTACCTCTCCCGCcatttcaccaccaccacaaccacctgttccctcaaacacccaccaccaccaccaccaccacccccttttccaaccaccatcaacgcAATGGACCTcacttccccaccccccgagGAACCCCCTCCTACATCGCTGCCGCCCGCAGCCACGGCATCCCCTCCGTCAATCAGCCCCCATCAAACCCGGCCCCTTGCCGCTtcaactccccatcctcaaccacctccgcaCCAAGCGCGTGATTTTAGCCTCTGCCTCCCCTCGTCGAAGAGCAATGCTCAACCAAATCGGCCTCACAAACCTCGAAGTCTGGCCTTCAAACACCCCCGAGGACCTCGACAAGAAAACACATTCACCAGAGGAGTACGTCTCAGCCACCGCCCGAGCAAAATGCCACGCCGTCTACGAAGccgtcctcgccgcccaggCCAAACCAGACGCCACCAAGGAACATTTGGAAGATCCAGCTGTTGTCATTGCAGCGGATACAATCATCGCCACCCGCGCAGGGCAGATATTGGAAAAGCCAAAAAGCGAACAAGATCATGTCCGGATGCTGACGCATctgagggatgggaggtatCACCGGGTTTTGACGGGGGTTTGCGTCATGGCGCCAAAGGCGGATGCGAGTCATCCGGGGTATGA